Proteins from one Flammeovirgaceae bacterium genomic window:
- a CDS encoding OmpH family outer membrane protein, producing MKQASIIINVVLAVGLAILYYLHFNGSRSSHPAASAEGAAGTLGDLRIAYINADSVLAHYEFYKINREKLEAKGKKMDTDLNNRAQGLQREITSYQNTVANLTIGQARALEEDLTKKQQNLRVYQERLSQELAIEENKFNKELYDRITAYLKDYGKQNNIHAVLKYDLTSDLLYAGDAIDITKDVIAGLNEGYKNEKSPASDSTKVK from the coding sequence ATGAAGCAAGCCTCGATTATCATCAATGTAGTACTGGCGGTGGGCCTGGCCATTTTGTACTACCTCCATTTTAATGGAAGCCGGTCATCCCACCCTGCCGCCTCCGCAGAAGGGGCAGCCGGGACCCTTGGCGACTTGAGGATTGCCTACATCAATGCCGACTCCGTTTTGGCCCATTATGAATTTTACAAGATCAACCGCGAAAAATTGGAGGCCAAAGGAAAGAAGATGGATACGGATTTGAACAATCGTGCACAGGGGTTGCAGCGGGAAATCACCTCCTACCAAAATACCGTTGCCAATTTAACCATCGGCCAGGCCAGGGCATTGGAAGAGGACTTGACCAAGAAGCAGCAGAACCTTAGGGTATACCAGGAAAGGCTGTCGCAAGAGCTTGCCATCGAGGAAAACAAATTCAACAAAGAATTGTACGACCGGATAACGGCCTACCTGAAGGACTACGGCAAACAAAACAATATCCATGCAGTGCTCAAGTATGACCTTACCAGCGACTTGCTTTATGCCGGGGATGCCATCGACATTACCAAAGACGTGATAGCGGGGCTAAACGAAGGGTATAAAAATGAAAAAAGCCCGGCCAGCGACTCAACGAAAGTGAAATAA
- a CDS encoding M28 family peptidase — translation MNKRYLPLLPILFVLAQCAAPETKKEAVPTDPQIAEMIQKVSADSIKGYVAHMVGFETRHALSDTVSDARGIGAARRWVASKFLQFRQASGANMTVELDPFVVEGGKSRVPHTTTMKNVVATLKGTDPGDDRVILVSGHLDSRNSDILDSVNVAPGANDDASGVAVVMELARVMSQYRFPCTLVFMAVQGEEQGLLGARHMAVKMRQENVDLIAMLNNDIVGNSTASETNDKNDKTVRVFSEMVPAVESEEDTKNRSAMKSENDSPSRQLARYIKETGESYGFGFSATPNMRPDRFLRGGDHTPFLQNGFTAVRFTEFNENYHHQHQTLREEGGIEYGDKPKFMDYGYAANVARMNLATMASLARAPGAPKNVGMQVDLSNITKLWWEAPTMGPRPKGYFVLMRETYQPFWEEKIFVEGTEIELPYSKDNYFFAVQAVGDQGHLSQIVIPTPQRR, via the coding sequence ATGAACAAACGCTACCTTCCACTCCTACCCATCCTGTTTGTGCTTGCGCAATGTGCTGCCCCAGAAACCAAAAAAGAGGCCGTGCCAACAGACCCCCAGATTGCGGAAATGATACAAAAGGTATCGGCAGACAGCATCAAAGGGTATGTGGCCCACATGGTGGGCTTTGAAACCAGGCATGCCCTAAGCGACACCGTTAGCGATGCCCGGGGGATCGGTGCCGCCAGAAGGTGGGTGGCCTCCAAGTTCCTCCAATTCAGGCAGGCATCCGGTGCCAACATGACGGTTGAACTGGACCCGTTTGTGGTGGAGGGCGGAAAATCCAGGGTGCCGCATACCACTACCATGAAGAACGTGGTGGCCACACTAAAAGGGACCGACCCTGGCGATGACAGGGTCATCCTGGTCAGCGGGCACCTCGACTCGCGGAACAGCGATATATTGGACAGTGTGAATGTGGCCCCCGGGGCCAATGACGATGCCTCAGGGGTGGCCGTGGTCATGGAACTGGCCAGGGTGATGTCGCAATACCGTTTTCCGTGCACTCTGGTTTTTATGGCCGTACAGGGCGAAGAGCAAGGGCTTCTGGGCGCAAGGCACATGGCCGTGAAAATGAGGCAGGAAAATGTGGACCTGATTGCCATGTTGAACAATGACATTGTAGGGAATTCCACAGCCAGTGAAACCAATGACAAAAACGACAAAACCGTGCGTGTGTTCAGTGAAATGGTCCCCGCGGTCGAAAGCGAAGAGGACACCAAAAACAGGAGCGCCATGAAGTCGGAAAATGATAGCCCCTCCAGGCAATTGGCCCGGTACATCAAAGAAACCGGGGAGTCTTATGGCTTTGGTTTTTCCGCTACGCCCAACATGCGCCCCGACCGGTTCCTCCGGGGTGGGGACCACACGCCATTCCTGCAAAATGGGTTTACTGCCGTAAGGTTTACCGAATTCAATGAAAACTACCACCACCAGCACCAAACCCTTAGGGAGGAAGGGGGCATCGAATATGGCGACAAACCCAAGTTTATGGATTATGGGTATGCGGCCAATGTGGCGCGGATGAACCTGGCCACCATGGCCTCACTGGCCCGGGCCCCGGGGGCACCAAAAAATGTGGGCATGCAGGTGGACCTCAGCAACATTACCAAACTGTGGTGGGAAGCGCCAACGATGGGCCCCAGGCCGAAGGGCTATTTTGTGCTTATGAGGGAAACCTACCAGCCCTTTTGGGAAGAAAAAATTTTTGTGGAGGGCACCGAAATAGAACTCCCCTATTCCAAAGACAATTATTTTTTTGCGGTACAGGCCGTTGGCGACCAAGGCCATCTAAGCCAAATCGTAATCCCAACGCCCCAACGGAGATAG
- a CDS encoding gamma carbonic anhydrase family protein: MAIIKSVRGFAPKMGSNCFLAENAVVVGDVTMGDNCTVWFNAVVRGDVNSITIGHNTNIQDGAIIHCTYQKAKTVIGNNVSVGHTAVVHGCTIEDDVLIGMGAIVMDDAVVGRGSVIAAGAVVLAGTKVGPGSVYAGVPARKVKDIGEEMMAVIDRTAKNYPMYAEWFKD; the protein is encoded by the coding sequence ATGGCCATAATCAAATCAGTACGTGGGTTTGCCCCAAAAATGGGAAGCAATTGCTTTTTGGCTGAGAATGCCGTGGTGGTGGGTGACGTCACGATGGGCGACAATTGCACCGTTTGGTTCAATGCGGTGGTAAGGGGGGACGTGAATTCGATCACCATTGGACACAATACAAATATCCAGGACGGGGCAATCATTCACTGCACGTACCAAAAGGCAAAGACTGTTATTGGCAACAATGTGTCCGTGGGCCATACGGCCGTGGTGCACGGTTGCACCATCGAAGACGATGTGCTGATAGGCATGGGGGCGATTGTCATGGACGATGCCGTGGTGGGTCGGGGGTCGGTAATTGCGGCCGGGGCAGTGGTATTGGCCGGCACAAAAGTGGGCCCGGGATCGGTTTATGCCGGGGTGCCCGCCCGCAAGGTGAAAGACATTGGCGAGGAGATGATGGCCGTGATCGACCGGACGGCCAAAAACTACCCCATGTATGCCGAGTGGTTCAAGGACTAG
- the miaB gene encoding tRNA (N6-isopentenyl adenosine(37)-C2)-methylthiotransferase MiaB: MKDLIQDLEVIDEKTAGQCPVKVSPDAHSGQSRKLYIESYGCQMNFSDSEIVASILAKEGYDTTSDIDQADLIFLNTCSIREKAEQTVRNRLKHINNFKKRKPGLLVGVLGCMAERLKTNLLEEEKIVDLVAGPDAYRDLPKLIGQVDDGQKAVNTFLSREETYADISPVRLNSNGVTAFISIMRGCDNMCSFCVVPFTRGRERSRDPHSIVEEAQTLFGQGFREVTLLGQNVDSYKWTESENNKARIEKNSNGKVIGFADLLDRVARVHPDLRVRFSTSHPKDITDEVLHTMARHENICKNIHLPVQSGNSRVLELMNRGYTREWYLGRVKKIRAVLGNDCGISSDMIVGFCSETEEEHQETLSLMDEVKYDFAYMFYYSERPGTVAAKKLADDVPIEVKKRRLDEVIQKQRLHSEESNESDKGKVFKVLIEGTSKKSGRQLQGRTSANKVVVFDAQNRNKGEYVNVFITACTGGTLLGKIVT; encoded by the coding sequence ATGAAGGATTTGATACAGGATTTGGAAGTCATTGACGAAAAGACCGCGGGGCAATGCCCAGTCAAGGTATCGCCAGATGCCCACTCAGGGCAGTCACGGAAATTGTATATTGAAAGCTATGGGTGCCAGATGAATTTCTCGGATAGTGAAATCGTGGCGTCCATCCTGGCCAAAGAGGGGTATGATACCACATCCGACATTGACCAGGCCGACTTGATTTTCCTCAACACCTGCTCCATCAGGGAAAAAGCGGAGCAAACCGTAAGAAACAGGTTAAAGCACATCAACAATTTCAAGAAACGGAAGCCTGGCTTGCTGGTGGGCGTACTGGGCTGCATGGCCGAGCGGTTGAAAACGAATTTGCTGGAAGAAGAAAAGATCGTGGACCTTGTGGCGGGCCCGGACGCGTACAGGGATTTGCCCAAACTGATCGGCCAGGTTGATGACGGGCAGAAAGCGGTCAACACGTTCCTGTCCAGGGAAGAAACCTATGCCGATATAAGCCCCGTGCGCCTAAACTCCAATGGTGTTACGGCATTCATTTCCATCATGCGTGGCTGCGACAACATGTGCTCGTTTTGTGTCGTTCCGTTTACCCGTGGCAGGGAACGCAGCAGGGATCCCCACTCCATCGTGGAGGAAGCGCAAACCCTTTTTGGGCAGGGGTTTAGGGAAGTCACCCTGTTGGGCCAAAATGTGGACAGCTACAAATGGACGGAAAGCGAAAACAATAAGGCCAGGATTGAAAAGAACAGCAACGGAAAAGTCATTGGCTTTGCCGACCTTCTTGACAGGGTGGCGCGGGTCCACCCCGACCTCCGGGTGCGTTTTTCCACCTCCCACCCCAAAGACATTACCGATGAAGTGCTGCATACCATGGCACGCCACGAAAATATCTGCAAGAACATCCACCTGCCCGTGCAGAGCGGGAATAGCCGGGTGCTCGAATTGATGAATAGGGGCTATACCCGGGAATGGTACCTGGGACGGGTGAAAAAAATCAGGGCCGTACTGGGCAATGATTGCGGGATATCCTCCGACATGATTGTGGGCTTTTGTTCCGAAACCGAAGAAGAGCACCAAGAGACCCTTAGCCTTATGGACGAGGTAAAATATGATTTTGCCTACATGTTTTATTATTCGGAGCGCCCAGGCACCGTGGCGGCCAAAAAGCTGGCCGATGACGTTCCCATAGAGGTAAAAAAAAGAAGGCTGGACGAGGTCATCCAGAAGCAAAGGCTCCATTCAGAAGAAAGCAACGAATCGGACAAGGGCAAGGTGTTCAAGGTCCTCATTGAAGGAACGTCCAAGAAATCTGGCCGGCAATTGCAGGGACGCACCTCTGCCAACAAAGTAGTGGTTTTTGATGCCCAAAACCGAAACAAAGGCGAGTACGTAAATGTTTTTATCACTGCGTGCACGGGTGGGACATTGTTGGGCAAGATCGTAACGTGA
- a CDS encoding sigma 54-interacting transcriptional regulator: MTIKDSEIQSIKQRFGIIGQSALLNNAVRVAMQVAPTDMSVLITGESGSGKESFSKIIHHLSPKKHGQFIAVNCGSIPEGTIDSELFGHEKGSFTGAHEARKGYFEVTNGGTIFLDEIGEMPLGTQARLLRVLENGEFIKVGSSKVQKTDVRVVAATNINLMKSVEDGKFREDLYYRLSTVPIYVPPLRERGDDIELLFRKFASDFAEKYKVKPITLTEEAKALLLKYRFPGNIRQLKNLVEQISVLSPEVKEIDHVQLQRYLPKDSLLPALYRTESTENISERDILYKVLFEMRRDINDLKKVVLENATNPSDAAQIVKENAALFEGMDEDIKPDLEPIRVLKPNQAPIEEGDVQDISHVTEDDSLSIEKKEKELITKALRKNNNKRKYAAQDLGISERTLYRKIKQYELEG; the protein is encoded by the coding sequence ATGACGATTAAGGATTCGGAAATTCAAAGTATAAAACAGCGGTTTGGTATTATCGGCCAATCGGCATTGTTGAACAATGCCGTGCGGGTGGCCATGCAGGTGGCCCCCACCGATATGTCTGTATTGATTACGGGGGAAAGCGGCAGTGGCAAGGAATCCTTTTCCAAAATCATCCACCACCTAAGCCCTAAAAAACACGGGCAGTTTATAGCGGTCAATTGCGGCTCCATACCGGAAGGCACCATAGACTCAGAACTTTTTGGCCACGAAAAAGGCTCTTTCACAGGCGCCCACGAAGCCAGGAAGGGGTACTTTGAAGTAACCAATGGGGGGACCATCTTTCTGGACGAAATTGGCGAGATGCCCCTGGGCACACAGGCCAGGCTGCTCCGCGTGTTGGAAAACGGGGAGTTTATAAAAGTGGGGTCTTCCAAGGTGCAGAAAACGGACGTGCGCGTGGTGGCCGCCACCAACATCAACCTTATGAAAAGCGTGGAAGACGGGAAGTTCCGCGAAGACCTGTACTACCGGCTCAGCACCGTGCCCATTTATGTGCCCCCCTTGCGCGAGCGGGGCGATGATATCGAACTCCTGTTCAGGAAGTTCGCATCGGATTTTGCGGAAAAGTACAAAGTAAAACCCATTACCCTTACCGAAGAGGCAAAGGCACTGCTGCTTAAATACCGTTTTCCGGGAAACATCCGGCAGCTAAAAAACCTCGTGGAACAAATCTCGGTGCTCTCACCGGAAGTAAAGGAAATAGACCATGTGCAACTCCAACGGTACCTTCCAAAAGACTCCCTCTTGCCCGCACTTTACAGGACGGAGTCAACTGAAAACATTTCGGAGAGGGATATCCTCTACAAAGTGCTGTTTGAAATGCGGAGGGACATCAATGACCTGAAAAAAGTGGTGCTGGAAAACGCCACCAACCCTTCCGATGCCGCACAGATAGTAAAAGAGAATGCGGCCTTGTTTGAAGGAATGGACGAAGACATAAAACCCGACCTGGAGCCCATTAGGGTATTGAAACCCAACCAGGCCCCTATTGAGGAAGGGGACGTGCAAGACATTAGCCACGTTACCGAGGACGATTCCTTGTCCATTGAAAAAAAGGAGAAAGAACTGATAACCAAAGCCCTTCGGAAGAACAATAATAAAAGAAAATACGCGGCACAGGATTTGGGGATATCCGAGCGTACGCTTTATCGCAAAATCAAACAATACGAACTTGAAGGGTAG
- a CDS encoding LptE family protein: MPYFFLILFIAPITWGCGVYSFTGASTAAQTIVVADFFNNTDLAPANLAQTFTNDLKDYYQRNSSLSVVQENGQLRIEGTIVEYTLRPIAPVASGNNLQADAAAMTRLTIAVKASYEDTLEPKNGFKDKTFSFYADFPNTQDITSVQEQLEKTIFDQILLDIFNATVANW, translated from the coding sequence GTGCCATACTTTTTTTTGATATTGTTCATTGCCCCCATCACCTGGGGGTGCGGGGTGTATTCCTTTACCGGTGCCTCCACGGCAGCGCAAACCATTGTGGTGGCAGACTTTTTCAACAATACCGACCTGGCCCCCGCCAACCTGGCCCAGACCTTTACCAACGACCTCAAGGATTATTATCAACGCAACTCCAGTTTGAGCGTGGTGCAGGAAAATGGGCAACTCCGGATAGAGGGCACCATTGTGGAATATACGCTCAGGCCCATTGCGCCCGTTGCCTCAGGCAACAACCTTCAGGCCGATGCTGCCGCCATGACGCGCCTGACCATTGCCGTAAAAGCCAGCTACGAAGATACCCTGGAGCCCAAAAATGGTTTTAAGGACAAAACTTTTTCGTTCTATGCCGATTTCCCCAATACCCAGGACATCACCAGCGTGCAGGAACAATTGGAGAAAACCATTTTTGACCAAATCCTGCTGGATATTTTCAACGCCACCGTGGCCAATTGGTGA